A genomic region of Stenotrophomonas sp. NA06056 contains the following coding sequences:
- the hisS gene encoding histidine--tRNA ligase — protein MIKPRTPPGTLELLPREQIAFQRMLDVIRRNYERFGFLPVETPVFELSDVLLTKSGGETERQVYFVQSTGALANAAESGDRSLPEMALRFDLTVPLARYVAEHEHELTFPFRRYQMQRVYRGERAQRGRFREFYQCDIDVIGKDSLSVRYDAEVLAVIHAVFAELRIGDFSIQLNNRKLLRGFFESLGVAEGERQLAVLREVDKLDKRGPDYVRETLVGEGFNIPAEQVEKILAFVAVRSQGHADALAQLAALETGAGSSEILRAGVAELREVLQLVQALGVPETAYCLNFSIARGLDYYTGTVYETTLTDHPQIGSICSGGRYEDLASHYSKSKLPGVGISIGLSRLFWQLREAGLIEGIEASSVQALVALMDEQGMPQSLDIARRLRAGGINTEVQMEPKKIGKQFQYAAKAGIRFVVLAGEDELARGVVAVKDLLREQQFEVSRDELASTLQVELEQSRVMA, from the coding sequence GTGATCAAGCCCCGTACCCCGCCCGGCACCCTTGAACTGCTGCCGCGCGAGCAGATTGCGTTCCAGCGCATGCTGGACGTCATCCGCCGCAACTACGAGCGCTTCGGGTTCCTGCCGGTGGAGACGCCGGTGTTCGAGCTGTCCGATGTGCTGCTGACCAAGTCCGGCGGCGAGACCGAGCGCCAGGTGTATTTCGTGCAGTCCACCGGCGCGTTGGCCAACGCCGCCGAATCCGGTGACCGTTCGCTGCCGGAGATGGCGTTGCGCTTCGACCTGACCGTGCCGCTGGCGCGCTACGTGGCCGAGCACGAACACGAGTTGACCTTCCCGTTCCGTCGTTACCAGATGCAGCGCGTGTACCGCGGCGAGCGTGCGCAGCGCGGTCGCTTCCGCGAGTTCTACCAGTGCGACATCGACGTGATCGGCAAGGACAGCCTGAGCGTGCGCTACGACGCCGAAGTGCTGGCGGTCATCCACGCGGTGTTTGCCGAACTGCGCATCGGTGACTTCAGCATCCAGCTGAACAACCGCAAGCTGCTGCGCGGCTTCTTCGAGAGCCTGGGCGTGGCCGAAGGCGAGCGCCAGCTGGCGGTGCTGCGCGAAGTGGACAAGCTGGACAAGCGTGGCCCCGACTACGTGCGCGAGACGCTGGTGGGCGAGGGTTTCAACATTCCGGCCGAACAGGTCGAGAAGATCCTTGCCTTTGTCGCTGTGCGTTCGCAGGGGCATGCCGATGCGTTGGCGCAGCTGGCGGCACTGGAAACCGGTGCCGGTTCGTCGGAGATCCTGCGTGCCGGCGTGGCCGAGCTGCGCGAAGTGCTGCAGCTGGTGCAGGCATTGGGCGTGCCGGAAACCGCATATTGCCTGAATTTCTCCATCGCACGGGGCCTGGACTACTACACCGGTACGGTGTACGAGACCACGCTGACCGACCACCCGCAGATCGGTTCGATCTGCTCGGGCGGCCGTTACGAAGACCTGGCCAGCCACTACAGCAAGTCCAAGCTGCCAGGCGTGGGCATTTCCATCGGTCTGTCGCGCCTGTTCTGGCAGCTGCGCGAAGCCGGCCTGATCGAGGGCATCGAAGCCAGCAGCGTGCAAGCGCTGGTGGCACTGATGGACGAGCAGGGCATGCCGCAGTCGCTGGACATTGCCCGTCGCCTGCGTGCCGGTGGCATCAACACCGAAGTGCAGATGGAGCCGAAGAAGATCGGCAAGCAGTTCCAGTACGCGGCCAAGGCAGGTATCCGTTTCGTGGTGCTGGCGGGCGAGGACGAACTGGCGCGTGGCGTGGTGGCGGTAAAGGACCTGCTGCGCGAGCAGCAGTTCGAAGTTTCCCGCGACGAGCTGGCCAGCACCCTGCAGGTGGAGTTGGAGCAGTCGCGGGTCATGGCGTGA
- a CDS encoding YerC/YecD family TrpR-related protein produces MKARPDIAAKDPQADLEALAQAFAALREPEQVEAFLRDLCTPAELEAMADRWKVVPLLQQGVPYREIHERTGVSVTTTGRVARTLEHGHRGYAAAIDRLASR; encoded by the coding sequence GTGAAAGCCCGCCCCGACATCGCCGCCAAAGACCCGCAAGCCGATCTGGAAGCCCTGGCCCAGGCCTTCGCCGCCCTGCGCGAACCGGAGCAGGTGGAAGCGTTCCTGCGCGACCTGTGCACCCCCGCCGAACTGGAAGCCATGGCAGACCGCTGGAAGGTCGTGCCGCTGCTGCAGCAGGGTGTGCCCTACCGCGAAATCCACGAGCGCACCGGGGTCAGCGTGACCACCACCGGACGCGTGGCACGCACGCTCGAGCACGGCCATCGAGGCTATGCCGCCGCCATCGACCGACTTGCTTCGCGCTGA
- a CDS encoding helix-turn-helix domain-containing protein, whose product MSRPSGVPTATNDPAAPSCATLDCLHCSVRHLAVCSALSPDEVQALEQVTVSQQVTMGSTLARSGEERLHVYTLTGGALRLVRTLADGRRQINGFVLPGDYLGLSGSDHHRYDIEAIADSRVCRVALPQMKGLRARYPHLERKLLQRACQELDAAQDAALALARLQPAEKLADFLLRLAAREAKLGGDGLRVSLPMGRGDIADHLGLTMETVSRTFTKLRQQGLIALPHLNVVEILDEDGLRSLAGEVQG is encoded by the coding sequence ATGTCCCGGCCTTCCGGCGTTCCGACCGCCACCAACGACCCCGCCGCGCCGTCCTGCGCCACGCTGGACTGCCTGCACTGCTCGGTACGCCACCTGGCGGTGTGCTCTGCGCTGTCGCCCGATGAGGTGCAGGCGCTGGAACAGGTGACCGTGTCGCAGCAGGTGACGATGGGCAGCACCCTCGCCCGCAGCGGTGAAGAGCGCCTGCATGTCTATACATTGACCGGTGGTGCATTGCGGCTGGTGCGTACGCTTGCCGATGGCCGCCGCCAGATCAATGGCTTCGTGCTGCCCGGCGACTACCTGGGCCTGAGCGGCAGCGACCACCATCGCTACGACATCGAGGCCATCGCCGACAGCCGCGTGTGCCGCGTTGCCCTGCCGCAGATGAAGGGCCTGCGTGCCCGCTATCCGCACCTTGAGCGCAAGCTGCTGCAGCGCGCCTGCCAGGAACTGGATGCCGCACAGGATGCCGCACTGGCGCTGGCACGCCTGCAACCGGCGGAAAAACTCGCTGATTTCCTGCTGCGCCTGGCCGCGCGCGAGGCCAAGCTGGGCGGAGACGGCCTGCGCGTTTCGCTGCCGATGGGCCGCGGCGACATCGCCGACCATCTGGGCCTGACCATGGAGACGGTCAGCCGCACCTTCACCAAGCTGCGCCAGCAGGGCTTGATCGCCCTGCCCCATCTGAACGTTGTTGAGATCCTCGACGAGGATGGATTGCGCAGCCTCGCCGGTGAAGTGCAGGGCTGA
- a CDS encoding AraC family transcriptional regulator: MGAIFHLRHYGQATGLDRHDYAQWVLPLQGELQFELEGSGGRLDLLQGAFVAAGEAHDQVADGPNGFVIVDCGAGVLDDATQEHLCRQRWLHLPLPLRQRLARVQAGQPVPALLPELLHRFAPAGSGARLQGLCAAVEAMPGQGWSVARMAAFVGISESRLHAVFRREFGLSPQAWLSASRLRWAKHQLRVSPASISDIALAAGYSEQSALTRALRRECGQTPAAWRRAGGQ; the protein is encoded by the coding sequence ATGGGCGCCATATTCCATCTGCGGCACTACGGCCAGGCCACCGGTCTTGATCGCCATGACTACGCCCAGTGGGTGTTGCCACTGCAGGGTGAGCTGCAGTTCGAGCTGGAGGGCAGCGGCGGCCGTCTTGACCTGTTGCAGGGTGCCTTCGTGGCTGCCGGCGAGGCGCACGACCAGGTGGCCGACGGCCCCAACGGTTTCGTGATTGTCGACTGCGGCGCGGGCGTGCTTGATGACGCGACCCAGGAGCACCTGTGCCGGCAACGCTGGCTGCACCTGCCGTTGCCGCTGCGGCAGCGGCTTGCCCGGGTGCAGGCAGGGCAGCCCGTGCCGGCGCTGTTGCCGGAACTGCTGCATCGTTTCGCCCCGGCGGGCAGTGGCGCGCGCCTGCAGGGACTGTGCGCCGCCGTGGAGGCGATGCCGGGGCAGGGGTGGTCGGTCGCGCGCATGGCCGCCTTTGTCGGCATCAGTGAAAGCCGCCTGCATGCGGTGTTCCGGCGTGAGTTCGGGCTCAGTCCGCAGGCCTGGCTCAGCGCCAGCCGCCTGCGTTGGGCGAAGCACCAGTTGCGGGTCAGTCCGGCATCGATCAGCGATATCGCACTGGCTGCGGGCTATTCCGAGCAGAGTGCGCTGACCCGTGCGCTGCGCCGCGAATGCGGACAGACGCCGGCGGCCTGGCGGCGAGCGGGCGGCCAGTAG
- a CDS encoding DUF6491 family protein yields the protein MNTAYRLLALGCLAPLMAQAQSVSHDRIAPAPHCLDARDVRQVEQETPMAIAVRDGQGRAYRIDFSAACPGVNAAEELRLEAPAGWACGSPREQVVVDGRTCAIGSVAPIDNREFAFTTRESSRQYAATLPGVTVTAKSRRDSRDDAPRRAFQTSSAVCFATRNVRGWSEDPQGVVVETNPRRNGGHRYYRVELASSCPILAGAYEVDFHSGFQNGLICGNPGDRMVMAPSPIPGDLRASTPRFARPGCDVLAVYPKDAHNTASR from the coding sequence ATGAACACCGCCTACCGCCTCCTCGCACTGGGATGCCTGGCCCCGCTCATGGCGCAGGCGCAATCTGTTTCCCATGACCGCATTGCGCCGGCACCGCACTGCCTGGACGCACGCGATGTGCGCCAGGTCGAACAGGAAACACCGATGGCCATTGCGGTACGCGATGGCCAGGGCCGGGCCTACCGCATCGACTTCAGTGCTGCCTGCCCCGGCGTCAACGCGGCCGAGGAGCTGCGCCTTGAAGCACCTGCCGGCTGGGCGTGTGGCAGCCCAAGGGAGCAGGTGGTGGTTGACGGCCGCACCTGCGCCATCGGCAGCGTCGCTCCAATCGACAACCGGGAGTTTGCATTTACTACGCGCGAAAGCAGCCGCCAGTACGCAGCCACTCTGCCGGGGGTGACCGTGACAGCCAAGTCGCGTCGCGACAGCCGTGATGATGCCCCACGACGCGCGTTCCAGACGTCATCGGCGGTCTGCTTTGCCACCCGCAACGTGCGCGGCTGGAGCGAAGATCCGCAGGGCGTCGTGGTTGAAACCAATCCACGGCGCAATGGTGGCCATCGTTACTATCGTGTTGAGCTGGCCAGCAGCTGCCCGATCCTGGCTGGTGCGTATGAGGTCGACTTCCATTCGGGCTTCCAGAACGGGTTGATCTGCGGAAACCCCGGCGACCGCATGGTGATGGCCCCCTCGCCCATTCCTGGCGACCTTCGTGCCAGCACGCCGCGCTTTGCCCGGCCAGGCTGCGATGTACTGGCGGTGTATCCGAAGGACGCACACAACACAGCCTCGCGCTAG
- the thrC gene encoding threonine synthase, whose protein sequence is MRFVSTRGQSPAVGLSAAIAAGLAPDGGLYVPEVLPAPRALQAGATLADSAADLLAPFFDGDVLAAALPSICRDAFDFPVPLRPLGNSGDHVLELFHGPTAAFKDIGARFLAGVLSRLQAGKDRELTIVVATSGDTGAAVAAAFHKQPGVRVVVLYPDGRVSPRQAHQLGCFGDNIQALRVAGSFDDCQAMVKQALADRDLQAQVPLSSANSISLGRLLPQMSYYAHAALSHHAQHQRRLNLVVPTGNLGNAMAAVLARALGVPIGQIVLATNANAVLPRYFGGNQYQPAASIATVANAMDVGAPSNFERLRWLYHGDDAELRAAFRAFAVDDVTIRATIASAHASNGELFCPHTATAVKVLQDLRTGGAKGDWAVVATAHPAKFEAVVEPLIGEAVAVPPALGALLQRPAHAEPLAADYAALREVLLR, encoded by the coding sequence ATGCGATTCGTTTCGACCCGTGGCCAGTCGCCGGCTGTTGGGCTCAGTGCGGCCATTGCCGCCGGTCTTGCACCCGATGGTGGGCTGTATGTTCCCGAGGTGCTGCCGGCGCCGCGCGCGCTGCAGGCTGGTGCGACCCTGGCCGACAGTGCCGCTGACCTGCTGGCGCCCTTCTTCGACGGAGACGTGCTGGCCGCTGCCTTGCCATCGATCTGCCGTGACGCCTTCGATTTCCCCGTGCCATTGCGTCCGCTGGGCAACAGCGGTGATCACGTGCTGGAGCTGTTTCATGGGCCGACGGCGGCGTTCAAGGATATCGGTGCGCGCTTCCTCGCCGGTGTGCTGTCGCGGCTGCAGGCCGGAAAGGACCGCGAGCTGACCATCGTGGTGGCCACCTCCGGCGACACCGGCGCGGCGGTCGCGGCAGCCTTCCACAAACAGCCGGGTGTGCGTGTGGTGGTGCTGTATCCCGACGGGCGGGTGTCACCACGACAGGCGCATCAGCTCGGCTGCTTCGGCGACAACATCCAGGCGCTGCGGGTGGCCGGTTCGTTCGATGATTGCCAGGCGATGGTGAAGCAGGCGCTGGCCGATCGCGATCTGCAGGCGCAGGTGCCGCTGAGTTCAGCCAACAGCATCAGCCTGGGCAGGCTGCTGCCGCAGATGAGCTATTACGCGCATGCAGCGTTGAGTCATCATGCACAGCATCAACGGCGCTTGAACCTGGTGGTGCCGACCGGCAACCTCGGCAACGCGATGGCAGCGGTGCTGGCGCGTGCGCTGGGCGTGCCGATCGGACAGATCGTGCTGGCGACCAATGCCAACGCGGTGCTGCCGCGCTACTTCGGCGGCAATCAGTACCAGCCAGCAGCCAGCATTGCGACCGTGGCCAACGCCATGGATGTCGGCGCTCCCAGCAATTTCGAGCGGCTGCGCTGGCTCTACCACGGCGACGATGCGGAGCTGCGCGCGGCGTTCCGCGCCTTCGCAGTGGATGACGTGACCATCCGCGCGACCATCGCCAGCGCCCATGCCAGCAACGGTGAACTTTTCTGCCCGCACACGGCCACGGCGGTGAAGGTGCTGCAGGATCTGCGCACAGGCGGCGCCAAGGGCGATTGGGCGGTGGTCGCTACCGCGCACCCGGCCAAATTCGAGGCGGTGGTGGAACCGTTGATCGGTGAAGCGGTGGCGGTGCCGCCGGCACTGGGCGCGCTGCTGCAGCGTCCAGCGCATGCCGAGCCGCTGGCGGCGGACTACGCGGCGCTGCGCGAGGTGCTGTTGCGTTGA
- a CDS encoding DMT family transporter, with protein sequence MRNNPIALGIANGIAAGALWGVVFLAPAVLDSFNALQLSAGRYLVYGLIAVALLLPRWKRLAPKLGRAEWIGLLWLSLAGNLVYFLLLATAVQWAGGAAASLIVGLIPVVVTVVGVREQGAVPLKQLLPALGLCVLGVAMVGWEALMSEHLATPWRQRLIGLLCAFGALLSWALYSIGNSRWLARRPDLSSHDWSLLTGVTTGGLSLLLVPMAFIGHAGTHTAAQWSGFWAISAGVAVVASILGNAFWNRASRLLPLTLTGQMIVFETLFALLYAFAWQRRWPSLLELLAIVLLVAGVLLCAHAHRTPRAITEHVG encoded by the coding sequence ATGCGCAACAACCCGATTGCTCTGGGCATCGCCAATGGCATCGCCGCCGGTGCGCTGTGGGGTGTGGTCTTCCTCGCTCCCGCCGTGCTGGACAGCTTCAACGCACTGCAGCTTTCCGCCGGCCGCTATCTGGTTTATGGCCTGATTGCGGTCGCACTGCTGTTGCCGCGCTGGAAGCGGCTGGCGCCGAAGCTCGGCCGCGCTGAGTGGATCGGCCTGTTGTGGCTCAGCCTGGCCGGCAACCTGGTGTATTTCCTGCTGTTGGCAACCGCCGTGCAGTGGGCCGGTGGTGCCGCTGCGTCGCTCATCGTCGGCCTGATTCCTGTGGTGGTGACCGTAGTGGGTGTGCGCGAGCAGGGAGCGGTGCCGTTGAAGCAGTTGCTGCCGGCGCTGGGCCTGTGCGTGCTGGGGGTGGCGATGGTCGGCTGGGAAGCACTGATGTCCGAGCATCTGGCCACGCCCTGGCGGCAGCGCCTGATCGGCCTGCTATGCGCGTTCGGTGCATTGTTGTCGTGGGCGCTGTACTCCATCGGCAACAGCCGCTGGTTGGCGCGGCGCCCTGATCTCTCCAGCCACGACTGGTCGCTGCTGACAGGCGTCACTACTGGCGGCTTGTCACTGCTGCTGGTGCCGATGGCGTTCATCGGACACGCCGGGACTCATACAGCCGCACAGTGGAGTGGCTTCTGGGCGATCAGCGCGGGCGTAGCAGTAGTCGCTTCGATCCTTGGAAATGCGTTCTGGAACCGCGCCAGTCGCCTGTTGCCGCTGACCCTGACCGGGCAGATGATCGTGTTCGAGACCCTGTTCGCGCTGCTGTATGCCTTCGCCTGGCAGCGACGCTGGCCAAGCCTGCTGGAATTGCTGGCAATCGTGCTGCTGGTCGCTGGCGTGCTGTTGTGCGCACATGCGCATCGCACCCCGCGCGCGATCACCGAACATGTTGGTTGA
- the thrA gene encoding bifunctional aspartate kinase/homoserine dehydrogenase I, which yields MSSTAPAHSSAASALAAPSTVVHKFGGTSVADAERYRHVAGLLLARPESLQVSVVSAMKGVTDALIELAHLAARGDAGWREAWHTLRARHRGAAVALLGEQVGDTVDWIDARFDQLAEVLAALAVIGELPREVLDRVQGLGEVFSAQLLGTHLRALGEDCAVLDARDVLVVGHGELGVDVDWDASAGRLAAWRLQHPQLRVVATGFVARDRQDRVTTLGRNGSDYSGAIFAALFNADELHIWTDVDGVLSADPRLVPEAVQLHALSYDEACELAYFGAKVVHPQTMSPAIRLGLPIFIRNTFQPSHPGTRISAERSPRGPVKGLTLSADLALLNLEGTGLIGVPGTAERVFAALRQAQVSVVMISQGSSEHSICCVVRAGEAARGRDAVVQAFSHELAAGQVQRVQVSEGVSVLAAVGDGMAGQPGVAARLFASLGKAQVNILAIAQGSSERNISVAVASADATRALRAAHAGFWLSPQTFAVGVIGPGNVGAALLDQLLAARPQLLAKANVDLRLRALASRSRMRLEADGLHEDWREALQDAGQASDLDHFTEHLLAAHLPHAVVIDCSGSAEVAERYEGWLAAGIHVVTPNKQAGAGPLARYQRIRAAAAASGARFRYEATVGAGLPVITTLRDLVDTGDEVLAIEGIFSGTLAWLFNRFDGSQPFSELVAQARSMGYTEPDPRDDLSGVDVARKLVILAREAGHPLSLEQVQVESLVPALLREGSVDDFMARLADSDAALLARLSDARERGAVLRYVARLGPDGASVGLQELPADHAFANLRLTDNVVQFRTRRYCDNPLVVQGPGAGPEVTAAGVFADLLRVAAGEGARL from the coding sequence ATGTCTTCCACCGCCCCCGCCCATTCCTCCGCTGCGTCTGCTCTGGCCGCGCCGTCCACGGTCGTGCACAAGTTCGGCGGCACGTCGGTCGCCGATGCCGAACGCTATCGCCATGTTGCCGGCCTGCTGCTGGCCCGGCCCGAGTCGTTGCAGGTCAGCGTGGTCTCGGCCATGAAGGGTGTCACCGACGCGCTGATCGAACTGGCGCACCTGGCAGCCCGGGGCGATGCTGGCTGGCGGGAGGCCTGGCACACGCTGCGCGCGCGCCATCGCGGCGCAGCCGTAGCGCTGCTGGGCGAACAGGTGGGCGACACCGTGGACTGGATCGACGCACGCTTCGACCAGTTGGCTGAAGTGCTGGCCGCATTGGCAGTGATCGGCGAGCTGCCGCGCGAAGTGCTCGATCGCGTGCAGGGCCTGGGCGAAGTGTTCTCCGCGCAGTTGCTCGGCACCCACCTGCGTGCGCTGGGTGAGGACTGCGCGGTGCTGGATGCGCGCGATGTGCTGGTGGTCGGCCACGGCGAACTGGGCGTGGATGTCGACTGGGACGCCAGTGCCGGCCGCCTTGCGGCATGGCGGCTGCAGCACCCGCAGCTGCGCGTGGTCGCTACCGGCTTCGTCGCCCGCGACCGCCAGGATCGCGTCACCACGCTGGGTCGCAACGGCAGCGACTATTCCGGAGCGATCTTCGCTGCCCTGTTCAACGCCGACGAGCTGCACATCTGGACCGACGTGGACGGCGTGCTGTCGGCTGACCCGCGGCTGGTGCCGGAGGCCGTGCAGCTGCATGCGCTGAGCTACGACGAGGCCTGCGAACTGGCGTACTTCGGGGCGAAGGTGGTGCATCCGCAGACCATGTCACCGGCAATCCGGCTGGGCCTGCCGATCTTCATCCGCAATACGTTCCAGCCCAGCCATCCGGGTACGCGCATCAGCGCTGAGCGCTCGCCACGCGGCCCGGTCAAGGGGCTGACGTTGAGTGCGGATCTGGCACTGCTGAATCTGGAAGGCACCGGCCTGATCGGTGTGCCGGGTACTGCCGAGCGGGTGTTCGCCGCGTTGCGCCAGGCGCAGGTCTCGGTGGTGATGATCTCGCAGGGGTCTTCCGAACATTCGATCTGCTGTGTTGTTCGTGCAGGTGAAGCGGCGCGTGGCCGTGACGCCGTGGTGCAGGCGTTCTCGCACGAACTGGCGGCAGGCCAGGTGCAGCGCGTGCAGGTCAGTGAAGGGGTCAGCGTATTGGCCGCCGTCGGCGATGGCATGGCGGGGCAGCCGGGCGTGGCCGCGCGGCTGTTCGCATCGCTGGGCAAGGCGCAGGTCAACATCCTGGCAATCGCGCAGGGGTCGTCCGAGCGCAACATCTCGGTGGCGGTGGCAAGTGCCGATGCGACCCGCGCGCTGCGTGCCGCGCATGCGGGGTTCTGGCTGTCCCCGCAGACGTTCGCAGTGGGCGTGATCGGTCCGGGCAATGTTGGTGCTGCGCTGCTGGACCAGCTGCTGGCCGCGCGCCCGCAGCTGCTGGCCAAGGCCAACGTCGATCTGCGCCTGCGCGCACTTGCATCACGCTCACGCATGCGCCTGGAGGCCGATGGCCTGCACGAAGACTGGCGCGAGGCGCTGCAGGATGCCGGCCAGGCCAGCGATCTGGACCATTTCACCGAACACCTGCTGGCTGCCCACCTGCCGCATGCGGTGGTGATCGACTGCAGTGGCAGCGCCGAGGTTGCCGAGCGCTACGAAGGTTGGCTGGCCGCGGGCATCCATGTGGTGACGCCGAACAAGCAGGCCGGCGCCGGGCCGCTCGCACGCTACCAGCGCATCCGCGCGGCGGCCGCTGCCAGTGGCGCGCGCTTCCGCTACGAGGCCACGGTGGGTGCCGGCCTGCCGGTGATCACCACGCTGCGTGACCTGGTGGATACCGGCGATGAAGTGCTGGCGATTGAAGGGATCTTCTCCGGTACGCTGGCCTGGTTGTTCAATCGCTTCGACGGTAGCCAGCCATTCTCTGAACTGGTCGCGCAGGCGCGCTCGATGGGCTACACCGAGCCGGATCCGCGTGACGACCTGTCCGGCGTGGATGTCGCGCGCAAGCTGGTGATCCTGGCCCGCGAGGCCGGCCACCCGCTCAGTCTGGAGCAGGTGCAGGTGGAGAGCCTGGTGCCTGCGCTGCTGCGCGAGGGAAGCGTGGACGACTTCATGGCTCGCTTGGCTGATTCCGATGCGGCACTGCTGGCGCGGCTGAGCGACGCCCGCGAGCGCGGTGCGGTGCTGCGCTATGTCGCACGGCTGGGACCGGATGGCGCGTCGGTCGGCCTGCAGGAGCTGCCGGCCGACCACGCGTTCGCCAACCTGCGGCTGACCGACAACGTGGTGCAGTTCCGTACCCGCCGCTACTGCGACAACCCGCTGGTGGTGCAGGGCCCGGGCGCGGGCCCGGAAGTCACCGCTGCCGGTGTGTTCGCCGATCTGTTGCGTGTCGCGGCCGGCGAAGGAGCGCGCCTGTGA
- the hisG gene encoding ATP phosphoribosyltransferase yields MSATQAAPARDRLRIAIQKSGRLAEPARNLLSACGLSWRESRDKLFCYGESLPVDLLLVRDDDIPGLIADGVCDLGIVGRNELDEQAAARRQIGLPDAYQALRGLGFGQCRLMLAVPEEWQWQSPAQLAGTRIATSYPAILKQWLAEQGVEAQVVELSGSVEIAPRLGTADLICDLVSSGATLRANQLTPVHNLLDSEAVLAGAVRIPDDARGALRSMLLRRLDGVVQRQDRKLLMFRATEDRVDALTQLLADAEPLVRLPADGGALRLQTMCPGPLTWQRMEELERAGAQGLMVLSVERSLA; encoded by the coding sequence ATGAGTGCAACCCAGGCAGCGCCGGCGCGAGACCGGCTGCGTATCGCCATCCAGAAGAGTGGCCGGTTGGCCGAGCCCGCCCGCAACCTGCTCAGTGCCTGCGGCCTGAGCTGGCGCGAGAGCCGCGACAAGCTGTTCTGCTATGGCGAATCGCTGCCGGTGGACCTGTTGCTGGTGCGCGACGACGACATTCCCGGCCTGATCGCCGATGGCGTCTGCGACCTTGGCATCGTCGGTCGCAATGAACTGGACGAACAAGCCGCTGCACGCCGCCAGATCGGCCTGCCGGATGCCTACCAGGCGCTGCGCGGGCTGGGCTTCGGCCAGTGCCGGTTGATGCTGGCGGTGCCGGAAGAGTGGCAATGGCAGAGCCCGGCACAACTGGCCGGTACCCGCATCGCCACCAGCTACCCGGCCATCCTCAAGCAGTGGCTGGCCGAGCAGGGCGTGGAAGCACAGGTGGTCGAGCTGTCCGGATCGGTGGAAATCGCCCCACGCCTGGGCACCGCCGACCTGATCTGTGACCTGGTCTCCAGTGGCGCCACGCTGCGCGCCAACCAGCTCACCCCGGTACACAACCTGCTCGACAGCGAAGCGGTGCTGGCCGGCGCGGTGCGCATTCCCGATGATGCCCGCGGCGCTCTGCGCAGCATGCTGTTGCGTCGCCTGGACGGGGTGGTGCAGCGGCAGGACCGCAAGCTGCTGATGTTCCGCGCTACCGAGGACCGCGTCGATGCACTGACGCAACTGCTGGCCGATGCCGAACCGTTGGTGCGTTTGCCTGCCGATGGCGGTGCATTGCGCCTGCAGACCATGTGCCCCGGTCCGTTGACCTGGCAGCGCATGGAAGAACTGGAGCGCGCCGGCGCCCAGGGCCTGATGGTATTGAGCGTGGAGCGGTCGCTGGCATGA
- a CDS encoding homoserine kinase, which yields MIARAFAPASVANVAVGFDILGHTIAGVGDTVSVRRIDEPLVRIDAIRGSAVELPREAAGNTAGAALISLRAALGLGFGFAIEIDKGIPFGSGMGGSAASCVAALVAANALLDVPLSREALYPFALDGEAVASGGRHGDNVGPLLLGGVALCTADRLVPVPVPASWHSLLVHPHAVLETRRARQALQGSYALGEFVAQSANLALVLSGCHRGDASLVRAGLRDVLVEPRRAGLIVGFDAARDAALAADAMGAGISGAGPSVFAWFEDADQAHAAAEPVRAAFAAAGFDSDAWISALDAPGAHLC from the coding sequence GTGATTGCACGCGCCTTCGCACCCGCATCGGTGGCCAACGTGGCCGTGGGCTTCGACATCCTGGGCCACACCATTGCCGGTGTCGGCGATACGGTAAGTGTGCGCCGCATCGACGAACCCTTGGTGCGCATCGACGCGATTCGCGGCAGCGCGGTGGAGCTGCCGCGCGAGGCGGCCGGCAACACCGCTGGCGCCGCTTTGATCTCACTGCGTGCGGCGCTGGGGCTGGGCTTCGGTTTCGCCATCGAGATCGACAAGGGCATTCCCTTCGGCTCCGGGATGGGCGGATCGGCCGCTTCCTGCGTGGCCGCGCTGGTGGCGGCGAACGCACTGCTGGACGTACCGCTGTCGCGCGAGGCGTTGTATCCGTTCGCACTGGATGGCGAAGCGGTTGCCAGCGGTGGCCGCCACGGCGACAACGTCGGTCCGCTGCTGCTGGGCGGCGTGGCGCTGTGCACGGCCGATCGCCTGGTGCCGGTTCCGGTGCCGGCCAGCTGGCACAGCCTGTTGGTGCATCCGCATGCGGTGCTGGAAACCCGGCGCGCGCGGCAGGCGCTGCAGGGCAGCTATGCGCTGGGCGAATTCGTCGCGCAGAGTGCCAACTTGGCATTGGTTTTGAGTGGGTGCCATCGCGGCGATGCATCGCTGGTGCGCGCCGGCCTGCGCGACGTGCTGGTCGAGCCGCGACGGGCGGGCCTGATCGTTGGCTTCGACGCCGCGCGCGATGCGGCATTGGCCGCAGATGCGATGGGGGCGGGCATTTCCGGTGCCGGACCCAGCGTATTCGCCTGGTTTGAAGATGCCGACCAGGCGCATGCGGCAGCGGAGCCGGTGCGTGCGGCGTTCGCTGCTGCTGGTTTCGACAGCGATGCCTGGATCTCGGCGCTGGATGCACCTGGAGCCCACCTGTGCTGA